The genomic stretch TGCAGTTCCGCGACGGTGGGAACGTCCAGTCTCGGCAGGGTCTTCAGGCGGTTGCCGTAGGTGGTCTTCATGCTGGTCGCCGTCGGTGCGACGCGGGTGCCGCTGCAGGCCAGTGTGCGCATGGTGCCGCCCTCATCGGCGATATTGACGGTACCGGTGCATTTGGCATCATGCTTCCAGCCCCGGTAGATGGTATTGGATGAGGTGGTCTGCCCGTTGATGGCCAGCGTGGCATTGGTTCCGGCGTCCAGGAACAGGTTACCGTTGGTATGGATTGGCCCGTTCATGGTCAGGTTGGCCGTGTTGGTAAACTCCAGATCCTTGTCGAAGAACACCGCGAACTGGAACAGCGGCACCAGACGGCTTCGAAACACCAGGCTCGCGATGGCTTCCGGGTTTCCAGTCGAGCCCACCGCCTGACCGTACACGGTGGTGGGGGTCTCCTGGGCGTTCAGAAATTCGAAGTCCTCGCCCTGGGGGATGGTGATGCTCTGGGTGGCGTCGACCTTGGCATAGCTGGTGACGGCCCGACCGCCCACAGATGCGCTCTGGCACGCGAAGTCGCCGGTGCCCAGGTTGGTGCCCTTGCAGGGTGTGGTGGCACTGGGCGAGGTTCCGCCGGGCACCAGGAAGCCCCGGTACTTCTGGCGGATCTGCTCGGCACGGGCGTTCAGGGCCGCCTCGGCCGCGTAGAAGCCGGCGCTGGCATTGCCGCTGCTGGCCGAGGTGCGGACATTCCCGACCGTCAGGGTCGAGTAGGTGACCAGGACGATGGCCAGCACCACCACCAGGGATAGGACGACGACCAGGGCGAATCCGCCGGTGGACTGTTTCATTTGGCTCCCGAGGTGCTGCGCGCGGTCTCGATATTGCGCGGGAAGATGGTGGCGGTAAAGGTGCGGGTACTGAGTTTGCCCTGTCCGGAGTTCTGGGCGGTCAGGCCGACCGAGACGCTCGCGACACGTCTGAACGAACTGGTGAGATCCATGCTGGTGACGGTCTCGGTGGGGCCGGTCAGGGCCGCGCTGAGCTTGAGATCCGTGACGCCGAAGGCCATCGGCTGCGCCTCGCTGTCCGTCTGGCCGCCCAGGGCGAGGCGCAGTTCGGTGCCCAGCAACATGTAGCGTCGCTCGTCGACGAGAATCAGCAGGCTGTTGTTGGCCGGGGTGAAATCGGAGGGGACGGCGGTGCCCAGAACCACGCTCACGCGCCGAACCGTGGTGCCGGCGACCGTCTCGATCTGCTGAGCCTGAATGGTGCGCACCGTGGTGCTCTTGATCAGGGCCGGCGTGCTGCCGGACGCCGGTCGGTACAGCAGGGCAGCCTGAGGTTTACCACCCTGTGCCGAGAAGTACGTGCGCCACGGCGCGACATTGTCGTCCTCGTTGTCACTGTTGCCGTCGCTGTAGGTGCAGCGGGCGGTCGCCGTGCTGGATCCCGGCACCGGCCCCACGATCTGCGCCGTCGTTCCAGACACAGCGCACAGCGGCAGGCGGGCGAGCTTGATCCCGCTCGCCTGGGGCGGAATGCTGCGGCGCACCGTAATGCTGTTGGCCGTGTCGCTGAATTCAACCCCGGAGATCCCCAGGTCGAGTTCCAGGTTCTCGCCGGCCTGACGGACATCTGCAGCCATCAGATCCAGCGCCGTCTGGGCGTTCTGTTGTGCCATGACGCGGCCGGTGTCGGTCTCGACCAGCTTGTTGCTGCCGGAGAAGATGTTGAATGCGATGGTCAGCACGACCATCAACAGGGCCATGGCGATCAGCAGCTCGACCAGCGTGAAGCCCTGGGCGCGCCGGATCACAGGGCTCACCTCACTCCTGACCGAAGGACGTGTAATACGTATCGGCCTTGTACAGTTCGGTGTTTCCATTCGTCACCTCCACGCGGATATAGACAGCGGTCTTGCTGCAGACCATGGTGGTGGGCTTGTCGGATGGACAGAAGGTCGTCTTCACGGTGTAGTTCATTCCCTTGCGGGTGATCGTCTCGGTGACGGGCAGGCTGGTGCTCAGGGTGGTGTAATCGCCGTCCTGGCGGTAGCCCTCAAGTTTCTCCTCGGTGATTCTCACGGCCTCGGCCTTGTTGCCCACCCGGCTGTTCACACTGGTATTCGCCAGCAGGCCGCTCATGACCGATCCCATGGCGATGCCGAGCACCAGCATGGCGACGAGCACCTCCACGATCGTGATGCCCTGCGTGGCGTCACTGCGCACTGGTCTGCACCCCCCCGCCCAGCGCCACCTGCACCAGATATGTGTGCTTCCCGTCCGCGATCCTGAGCGAGCCGGCGGTGCTCGCCTGTCCCCGCGACGTGAAGCACGCGACGAGCTTCGTACCGCTGGGCACCGTGGTGTCCGTGGTAGTGGGCGTGGGCGCGGTCAGGGTCACCAACGGCGTGGCCGATTCCAGACTCACCGTGCCGATCTGCGTCCAGTTGGCCTGGGTGGTCTCGCTGCAGCGCAGCGCGCTCTGCAGCACGAGATCTTTGCCGTTCACGAGCACCAGCCGCCGGGCCTGCGTGTTCGACATCGCCTGGCTGCGCAGGGTGAAGAAGGCGGCGTGTACCGTGCGCGCCGCGTCACGTGCAGGATTGCGGGTCGACTGGTAACTGCTGATCCCCATGGCGCCGATGATGCCCAGGATGGCCATGCCGATCAGCAGTTCCACGAGCGTGAAGCCGTGGGTGGCAGTGCGGGAGTGTAGGGAATGGGTCACAGGATCTCCAGGTCAGGGTCAGGGTGGACGCGCACGTGCGCGTGGTCTTAATCCAAGGGTAGGGGGGTGTCATGTCTGGGAACTTACATAAAGACGCCAGGCCGGCTACCCCAAGTGGCGGGATAGCCGGCCTGTTCTGTCGTTTCCATGGGGCTTTCTGTGGCCTCCTGTCACATAAAGACCCCCCACGTCCCCCCAGGGAGGTGGCGTCCTTTCAGGGGCAACACTTGTTCAGATACGGCTGCCCGGTCAGCAGCCCTCGCTGAACATGAAGACCCCGCAGCCGATGATGCTGCGGGGCAGGTCAGAACCTGTGGTAGTCGCCCAGGGCTATTCAGCGACCGCCGGAACCGTGGGCAGCTCCGGGGCGTTGCCTGTGCGGATGGCGACCATGACGCGTTCGCGGATCTCGTCCTGCATCTGGGGCCGCTCGCTGAGGTACGCGATGGCCTTCTCCTTGCCCTGGCCGATGCGCTCGTCGCCGTAGGAGTAGAAGCTGCCGGCCTTCTTGATGATGTCCATGTCGGAGGCCAGGGTCACGAGGTCACTGAGTTGGTCGAAGCCCTTGCCGTACATCAGGGTCAGCTCGACCTCCTTGAAGGGGGGCGCCACCTTGTTCTTTACGGTCTTGACCTTGACCGTGTTGCCCACGGCGTCGTTGCCGAGCTTGACCGGCTGGCCGATCTTGCGGACGTCCAGGCGCACGGACGCGTAGAACTTCAGGGCGCGGCCGCCGGTGGTCGTCTCGGGGTTGCCGTACATCACGCCGATCTTCTCGCGCACCTGGTTGATGAAGATGGCGGCGGTGCCGGTCTTGGACAGGATTGCGGTGAGCTTGCGCAGCGCCTGGGACATGAGCCGTGCCTGCAGGCCGGGCAGCGAGTCGCCCATCTCGCCCTCGATCTCGGCGCGGGGGGTCAGGGCCGCCACGGAGTCCACGACGACCACGTCAATGGCCCCCGAACGCACCAGCAGCTCCATGATCTCCAGGGCCTGTTCGCCGTTGTCGGGTTGCGACACCAGCAGTTCGTCGGTGTTCACGCCCAGGGCGCGGGCGTACACGGGATCCAGGGCATGCTCGGCATCAATGAAGGCGCAGGTGCCGCCGGCCTTCTGGGCCTGCGCGACGATGGCCAGCGCCAGGGTGGTCTTGCCGCCGGATTCCGGGCCATAGATCTCGGTGACGCGGCCGCGCGGAATGCCGCCCACGCCCAGCGCCAGATCCAGGCTGAGGCTGCCGGTGGACACGACCTGCACGTCGAGCTTGCTCTCGGCGCCGAGCTTCATGATGCTGCCCTTGCCGAAGGCCTTCTCGATCTGGCTCATGGCCGTCTCGATGGCCTTGGCGCGTTCCTTGCTGTCGTTGGGGGCGGCGGTGATCTCCTTGGGGTTGTCCTTGCTCATGTCGGCTCCTGTGGGGCGCTGCTGGAATCGGGCGGGGTGGGGTGAAGGTCAGATTCGTCCGGGGGTGGCGTGGAGGTCGGAGCGGGGTCGTCGCGCAGGGGGTACGCGCCGGCCTGTTCGTACACGGGGCCGGTCTTCTGCAGCAGGCTGCGCTGAAGGGTGAAGCCGGTGGCCCGCCACGCGGCGTCGAAGATCAGGGGCGGCACGCGGGGGGCAGGCCCCTTCTTGCGGGCCAGCGTGATGTGGCCCTTGAAGGGCAGTTCCTCGATCTCCAGGCCCAGTTCCTGAACCCCGGCCCGCAGGGCGGCGGCGAGTTCCGCCAGGCCCTCGGCCTCGACCTTCACGAACCACACGCGGGGGCTGCCCTCGTTCGGGAAGTAGCCGGTGCCGCGCAGGCGGATGTCCAGCGCCCCGAACTGCGGCGCAAGTCGCTGGGCCAGTGCCCGCAGGTCCGGCACGCGGGCCGGGGGGACGGCCGGCAGGTACGCGAGCGTGACATGCATCTGGTCGGCGCGCACCGCCCGCCAGTTGCCCTTGAGGTGCTTCTGCGCCTGAGCGAGTGGCCCGGCGACCTCCCGTGGCACCTTCAGGCCATAGAACAGCCGGTAGGTGCTGGGGGTGTGCCCGTCGTCGACGGGGCCGGTACGCCGCTCGCCGCGCCTGACCTGCTGGGATCGCCCCGTCGCCGGACGCTCTGGCCGGAGGGCCCCCGCCGGATCATGCCGCGCCGGCCGGGGCTCCGGCGCACTCAGGCGGTTCAGCACCTGCTGCGCCTCGGCCTCGACGACGGGTTCCGAGCCCGCTCCCGGACGCTCTGCCCGGGGCGGCCGGGCCCCTCCCCCTCCCCTCTTCACCTTGACCTTCATGCGTCTCCCCCGTCCGGGCGCAGGGCACGGTACGCCAGCGCCAGCGCCAGGACGGCGGCCCGCTCGCGGATCTGGGCCGGATCGCCGGGCCAGTCGATGGTGGCGGTGCGCTGGAGCTCCGGGGTGTACAGCGCGGCGTGGGCGTGTCCGGCCCCCTCGCCGCTGGCCTGCACGACGACCGCCAGCCCCACGTCGGCCCCGAGGTGCTCGCGGGCACCGGCAGCGAGTTCCAGGGCGGCCGACCCGCTGACCAGTCCGTCGCCCTGTAGGGTCACGGGCGTGAGGCCCAGGGTGATCAGGCGGCGGTGATCCTGCGTGACGGCGGCGTCCAGAAAGCCTGGTTCGTCGGCCAGCAGGGTGCACAGGGCCCCGGCGCTGCCGGCCTCGACCACGCCCAGGGTGCGGCCGGCCAGAACCTGCGTGACCGCGCCGGCCAGGGTGTCGGCATCCTCGCCCCACGTCCAGCGGTGCAGGTGTCCGCGCACCTCGCCCAGCACGGGCGCGAGCAGGGCGCGGGCCTGCGCGTCGGTGTCGGCGCTGGCCGCCACGCGGACATCCACGCCGGTCTTGCGGGCGTAGGTGGCGACGCTGGGGTTCGCGGTCCGGGTCAGTTCGCCCAGCAGCTCGGCCACGTTGCTCTCGCCGATCCCCTGGGTGTGGATGGTCGTGTGCACCAGGGCGCGGCTGGGGAGCGGCAGGCGCGGCACCACCTGGTCACGCCACATGCGCTGCATCTCGCGCGGGGGACCGGGCAACGCCACCACCACCTTGCCCCCGGTGGTCACGAACCAGCCGGGCGCGGTGCCGACCGGATTTGCCAGGGCCTGCGCCGACGGGATCAGCCACGCCTGCTTGCGATTGATCTGGGGCATGACGCGCCCACGGGCCGCATACAGCCCCTCCAGCCACGCGAGCAGGTGCGGGTCTTCCTGCGGGGTTTCGTTCAGCGCGGCGGCGATGGCCTCGCGCGTCAGGTCGTCGTCGGTGGGGCCCAGGCCGCCGCCCAGGATGACCAGATCGGCGCGGCCGAGCGCCGTCTGGATGGCGGCGGTCAGGCGTTCCAGGTTGTCCCCGAGCACCGTCTTGCGGTGCAGGGTGACACCCCTGGCCCCCAGTTCACGCGCCAGGAACGCGGCGTTGCTGTCGACGATCTCGCCGAACAGCAGCTCCGTGCCCACGCTGATGATTTCTGCTAGCAGCATAACAACCTCGGTGGAGTATAGGCGATAACGGAACGAGCGTCCAGCCCCGAGGGCGGCCCGTTCCCCGACCCGGAGTGTACGGCCCGGCCCACAGACCGGTACGCCGCCGGACGTGGGTGGCCAGACCGCCGTCACGGAAGACCGGGATCACCACCAGGGCGATGCCCGCAGCCGAACCTGGCGGGTTTGACACGCGGGCACTCCCCCACCGGACGGCCTGCTGTCTGGTACGGCCGATCCGGGGGTCGTCCCCGACGCTCCCGGCGCTAGGGTCTGTCGGTCTGCCCGGCGCTGCCGAGGCCGCCCAGCGTCTCGTCGAGGGTCAGGTCGAGGCGCAGGTACGCGCCCTGACGGGTGTACGTGTTGCCCAGGCCACTGAAGCCGACGGGATTGTAGCCGGCGGTGAGCCACGTGCCGGGGAGGGCCCGGACGCTCGCTTCCAGGCCCATGCCGTACTGGCTCTGGCCGGTGCTCGGCTGCACCAGGGCGCGGCCCCACGCCCCCAGGCCGAAATAGTCGGTGAAGTAGTACGTGCCGCCCACGTTGCCCTGGATGGTGAAGCTGCCGGGGTCGTTGAGCAGGGTGCGGGTGTCCAGTCCGCCGCGCACCGCCCAGTTGGCCTGACGGTACTCGGCGGCCAGGGTGCTGCTGAGTTCCGGCGCCCCGCCGGCGAGCGTACCGTTCACATAGCGCACGCTGCCCAGCGAGTTGACAGCCGCGCCGCGGTAGGCATAGCCCAGGGCGGCCCGCTGGCCGTTCTTGCCCGCGCCGAATTCCACCAGGCCGTCGGCGGTCAGGGTGAGCTGGTCGCTGAGCTGGCCGCTCACGCCCCCTCGCAGCACCACGCCGAAGCCTTTGCCACCTGCCGTCACGTCGGTGCCGGCGGCGGCGGTCAGGCCCTCGGCCTTGTAGGTCAGGTCGGCCCCGGCCCCGACCTCGCCCTGTGCCGCTCCCAGGTCATAGGTGGCCGAGCCGCGCAGTCCGGCCGAGAGCTGGTCGCTGACCGGAAGGGTGGTGGTGACCCCGAAGCGCGCCCGGTTGCCCTGCCCGCCGCTGCCCGGCAGGTCGTAGGCCGCCGCGTAGTTGGTCGCCCCCACGCGCGAGTCGAGCGTGATGGCCGCCGTGTTGCCGGTGCGCCAGTTCAGCTGATCCGTGACGCCCAGCGTGACCTGCTCGTTCAGGGCGTAGCGGGCCGAGACGGTGGTGGTGGGATCGAGGGTTCCGCCCCCCAGCGGCTGGCTGTGCGTCACGTCCACATCCACCGGTGCCCGGTGATACCCCACCCCCACCACCGCCGCCACGCCCTGCTGATCTCCATACGCCGCCTTGATCCCGGCCCCCACGCTGAAGGGCGCCACCTGATAGTCCGCCCGCGCCGTCACGCTGCCGCCCTGCACCCGCGCCGCGCTGACCGCGCCGCTGTCGTGGTACTCCGCCTGAGCGCTCGCGCTCAGGGCCGGCGTCAGCTTGGTGGTCGCGTCCACGCCCACCGTGAGGCCGGGGGTGAGGGGAGCGAGGCCGGTGTAGGTGGGGGCCTGATAGCGGACGCGGGCGGCGAGGGTGGTGGAGCCGAACTTCGTGCCGGCGTCGAGGGTGGCCTGGAGGCCGTTCGAGTAGGCCAGGAGGCCATCGGCGCGCAGGGTGCCGTCGTCGTAGGTGGCGCGGGCGCCGACGGTGACGGTGTCGTCCAGGCGGACGGCGGCGCGCCACCGAGTACTGCCGCGCCGTGTACTTCACCTGTGCGCCGAAGCGACCGGTTGGCCCGGGCGTTCGAGGCGGTAGCTGGCGAGGACGACGACATCGTTGAGGCTCAGGTCGACCGGTCCAGGCCGCGCGAGCGTGATGATGCCCGGTTCGGACATCGATCAGGTAGTCCACGTTGCGGCGCAGGGTCACGCGGCTCAGTCCTTGCCGCTGCCATGCTCGCTGGTGAGCACGGTCAGGTCTCGCTGCCCTCCTCGATGCCGCCGCTGGGGAGCGCAGCAGGCGGGTGCCTTCCGGCGTGAGCCGCTCGTCGGTCACGCGGGCTTCGGGAGCCAGCCCGACAAGCCGGACCGCGCGTGTCGCCCTTGCTGGAGCAGTCAGGGCGGTCAGCTGCTCGCCCACCGGCAGCACGTCGATCGGCAGGGCCGTCTGTCGGTAGTCCACCCGGAAATCCGGATGGTCGTAGGTGAGCGCCACGGGATCGATGCCCTGGAGGGGCACGCTCTCGGTGGAGCTGTCGCCGGACTGGGCGAAGCGCTTCAGGGATCGCGGTCGGTCGGCAGGCCGTCCCTGTCGGCGGCGAGTACAGCTTGCCAGCCCCCAGCGGGGTCTCCAGCGACGCGCGGCCCTGCCATGTCACGTCGTCCTGCAGACTCAGGGCGCCGTCCAGGCCCACGGTGGCGCTCAGCATCCCCACCCCCACGCGGCTCGCGTCCGGCCGCACCTCGAAGGTGTAGGGTCGGATCTCGTTGCCCTCGAGCACATCGAGGGTCAGGGTGGTGGGACTGGCCTGGGGCTGCAGTTCCAGCACGCCCTCGCCGTTCACGAGCCGCAGCTGCTGGCCGCTCTCGCCCGGCGCGGCGTCCGGCGAGGTGATCTCGAGGTTGGTGCGCACGCTGACGGTCGCCTGCGCACTGGAGTTGCCGTAGGCGTCGAGCGCCTTGAACCGGAGGCGCAGCGGTGTGCTGCCGTCGGCCGTGAGCTGTTCGGGGGTGACCACGAGCTGGGCGGTCGGCCCGGCCAGGTTCACGGTGACCGTGTCGGTGCCCACCTGCAGGGTGTTGGGCCCGGGGTGGAGCGGCACACCCACGTACACCACGCGGGTCACGCCGCGCACGCCGTCCTCGGTGATCTCCCCGATCCGGTCACCGCCGACGATCTGCCCGTTGACCGACAGGGCGGCCGACGACCCGGCCCGCTGCTCCACGACGACCGAGATCCGGTCGCGCACCCGGATCAGGCTGCCGTTCAGGGGCTGCTTGATCGCGCCGGCGTTCTCGGAGGCGTTGTCGGCCGCGCTGGACGGCATCGCCGCCTTCAGGTCGGCGGCGTCCACCCGTCCCTCGAGCACCTCGCTGCGGTCGCCTGCGTACCGGGCCAGCAGCGAGGGGGCCGGCAGGTCGCCCAGCGACCCCTCGTGCTGGAGGTCATAGGTGACCGCGCCGCGCACCGTCGCCTTGACCCCGCTGCGCTGCGGCAGGATCCAATACGCCACTCCGCTTGTCCCGATCAGTGGATCGGCGACGACCTGGCCGTCCAGCCGGCTGCTGCCGGTGACCAGCGTCGCGCCCGGCGGCAGGGCCTGCGCGACCACCACGTCCCGCGCCTGCCCCGGGGCGTTGAAGGGCAGCGTGACGGTGCTGATCCGCACGGCGGCGGGCAGGGTTCGGGCCGGGGCCGGGGCAGCCGCCGGAGTGGGCGCAGGGGCCGGCGCCGGCACAGGGTCGGGCGCCGGCGCTTCCTGGGCACTGAGCACGGCCTGCACCGTCTGGACGGCGTCGCAGCCCTCGCTGACCAGCGAGGCCTCGGCGTGCAGGTCGCCGGGCTGCGTGACCCGGGCACGGTAGCTCAGGGTGCGCGTCTCTCCCGGCGCGAGGGTACCGTCCAGCTCCGTGGCGTCCAGCGCTTCCAGACCCGCCCCCGGCTGGTCGTGCAGCACGAAGGGCACGGCCACGGCGGCGGTGTTCGTGACGCTCACACCCACCGTGACCTCGTCGCCCACCACCGCGCGGCCCAGCGCAGCGCGCTGGAGGGTCAGGGTGGTCGCGTCGGGGAGCACCTCGACCTCGACCGTGCGGGTCTGGTTCCAGCCGGCCACCACGGCCCGCACCTGGAGCGGCCCGGCCTGCGTGGCGGTGCCGGTCACGACCACCTCGTGCGGTGCCCCGGCCTTCAGGGTGCCCTGCACGGCGGCCGGCGTGTTCAGCGCCAGGCCCGGAGCCTCGACGCGCAGATCCACCGGCAGGTCGCCCTGGAAGGCCGTCTCGGCACGGGCGGTCACGGTCACGGTATCGCCGGTGCACACCTGGGTCTTGTCGGCACTCAGCGCCAGCTGCACCTGCGGGCGCACCTGGACGCTCGCCTCGGCGCGGCCGCCCACCGGCACGTCCACGCCGGACGTGACCTCGACCTGCGCCCCGGGCACGGCGACGGGCGTCACGGTGTAGCGACCGGCCGGCACGCTCTGCGTGGCCTGGCCCTCGATCCGGGTGGGCACCTGCCCGATCAGGACATCCGCACTGGTCGGCTGGACGCCGTCCGGCAGGATCAGCTGCGCCGTGACGGTCAGGGTGCCGCGCTGATCCGTGCGGTTGAGCGTGATGGGCGTGGGCTGCCCTGCGCGGCTCAGGCGGAAGCACACCGTGTTGGAGAACTGCTCGGCACGCGCCGGCTGCCGCAGTTCCAGGGTGTAGCCGCCGGCGTGCAGCGGAAGCGGCAGGTCGAGTTCGTCGAGGTCGGCACTGACCGGCAGCGGGTAGATCCGGCCGTCCGCCCCGCGCAGCCGGGCCTCCAGTTCCTCGGGACCATCCCCGTCGTACATCCGCAGGACGTGCGGCTGCCCGTCCAGGGTGAGCTGCATGGCCGGCACCCACTCGCGCGTATGGACGTTCACCGTCAGGGTGTCGGCACTCAAGACCGCGCTGACGCCGCCCAGGCGCACGGCGAAGGTGTTCTTGGCGTGGCCCTCCGTGCTGGCCTGCAGGCGGTAGTGCCCGGCGGGCAGCGGCTGGTCGAGCAGGGTGTCCCAGTCCTGGGCCCCGGCCGTGAAGGTGCGTGACAGCACCGGGCGGTCACCCGCGTCATACAGCGTGAAGGTCGTGGTTGCGGCCTCGCCCGGCACATACTGCTCGTCGCCGTAGTAGGTATCGCTGCGGTAATCGGCCGGGTCGACGCGCGGCGAGTACAGTTCCAGCCGCACGCGGCCGCTGGCCGGCACCTCCAGACGCAGCTGCTGGTCGCCCACGCTCCACATCAGCTGCCTGCCGACACTGGTCAGGGGCAGCGTGCTGGTCATCCCGACCTCCTGCGCAGCGGCACTCGCCCCGGCCGCCAGCAGGGCGGTCAGGGCGGTGGCAAGGCGGGCGTGGTCGGTCGGCATCGTGTCAGGGACTCCAGGTCAGGATCGGGTCGGTCGTGGCGGCACGGGGATCACCGTCCCACGTGAAGGTGTACTCCCAGGTGGTCTCACCTGCCGGCAGCGTACCGGCGTAACTATGTCCACCGTCTTTCAGTGCGGCACCCGGAGGCAGCGGGTCGAGCAGCTTCACATCTGCTAAAGGCTGGGGCGTGCTGAGCCGCAGGGTCACGGCATACCCACCCGCCACGGCGTAGACAGCCTTCTCCAGGCGTACGTCCCCCATCCGCAGGGTGGTGCGGCGCAGCGCGGTGACCTCGCCGCCCAGCGGCGCGAGCGGAAAATCCACTCCGGTCAGGCCGGTGACGTTCACGGTCTGGGTGCCGCTCAGGCCCCCATCGCGGGGCACCCGCAGCGGCGGGTACGGTGTGGTGACCGGATCCAGGCGCAGGGCCTGGGTACCCTGCGGGACGTTCAGGAACGAGTAGCGGCCCTGCGCGTCGGTGACCGCCTGGCGACCCCCGGCGAGCAGGACACGGGCACGCGGCACGGGCGTATCGATGGCGGGGTCAAAGCGCCCGTCGCGGTTGCGATCCACATACACGGTGCCGGTGATGTCTGCCAGTGGCGCGAAGCGCAGCAGGCTGAGCCTGGTGACGGCCGTGGCGCGGTTACTGGCGACGGCGCGGGCGGTGCCGCCACCCCCGGTGCCCGTGACCTCCACGACGTTCACGAGGTCGCCGCTGGCGGCCGGAGTCACGCGCATGCGGTACGTGAGGATCACGGTCTGACCGGCCGCGAGGGTCGGAACCGTCCAGCGCAGCGTGCTGTTCGCGGTGGCCGGATCACTGATGGGCGTGCCGTCCACCGCGCTGCTGCCGGCCACGTACTCCAGGCCCGCGACCGGGGCGTCGGTGATCACCGCGTCACGGATCTCGGTGGTGGTCGAGGCGTTGGTGATCTGCAGGGTGTACGTGAGCAGGTCTCCGTAGGAGGCCTCCTTCGCGCTGACCGTCTTGCTGACCACCAGCCGCGCCGACCACACGGGCGTGCGCACCTCGTTGCTGGCGAGCAGGGTGGGCAGTTCATGGCTGCTGAAGGTGAAGGTGTTCAGCAGCGCCTCGCCGTCGACAGCCCGCGTGCTCACACGGGTGGTCATCGTGACGGTGACCGTCTCGCCGGGCCCGAGGGTGGGCACGGTCCACGTCACGGTCTGCGGGGCGGGGCCGGTGCTCACGGTGCCGCCGCCCGCGTCCGTGATGTCCAGGTGTGCCGGCACCGTGTCCCGGATGACCACCTGGGTCAGCGCCTGCGCGTAGGGATTGCGCACGCTCAGGGTGTACGTGATGGTGTCGTCCACGGTCACCGTGCCGTTCTCGGGCACCGTGACGGGGGTGCCGTCCACGGCGGTGGTGGTGGCGACCGCCGACTTGCGCAGCTCGGGCAGACGATCCTCGACCTGCGTGACCACGTCGCGGGTGGCGTTGCGCGGGCCACGGGCCCCGGTCGCGGTGACCAGCGCGTCCAGGGCTCCCGCCTGCGTGAGCACGTAGCACACGCGCACGGTCTCGCTCTGGCCGGGATCGAGCGGCAGCGGCTGCGCCAGCGGCGTGCCGGCCGCTGTGAGCAGCGTGACGGTCGCCTGCGGGGCCAGCACCGTCAGGGTATAGGCGTCGCGCACGTCGCCGGTGTTCAGCAGGGTGTGGTCGAAGCACACCGGCTGGCGCACGGCCGCGAGCGGCCGGGTCTGCTGGTCGTCACTGCCGAGTTCGGGCGCCTGCGGGCGCCCGACCGGGCCGATCGCGACGTCCGGCTGGTACCGAACCTCCACGCTGGCGCTGGCGCTCTGGGGAACGCGCCCGCCCTCCAGCGTGACGGTGTTGGAGATGACGCGGTTCTCGGCGGCCGGCAGGGCCCGCATCCGGAAGTCGAGCCGCAGCGTGCCGCCCGGCGCGAGCGCGGCCACCCGCACCCGCACCCCGCGGACCGCCGGGGGCTCGGCCGGACTCCACGTGGCCCCGTCGGCGGTGTATTCCAGGGTGCCGGCGCTGGCACTCGCGCTGCCCGGCACGAACTCCAGGCCCGAGGCGGCCTGCGTCAGCAGCGCATCGCTCAGGATCAGGGCGCGGCTCTCGCCGGCACCGCCGTTCACCGCGCGGATCGCCACGGCCGTCTCGCTGCCGGGAGCGATCAGGGCCGGCGTGAAGCTCTTGCTCACGCTCAGTTCGGGGGGTGGCCCGACCTGCAGCTGCGCGACGTTGTTGTCGTCCACCTGCCCGCCGGGACACGCGGCGCTCAGGTTCACCCAC from Deinococcus sp. AB2017081 encodes the following:
- a CDS encoding DUF11 domain-containing protein; translated protein: MRLPRFPLALRAALIALILPALAVAAGTPAGTSISNQASTSFTAPDSAQTLQVASNQVVTVVQAVCAVSVGPDGTVARPSRTVTVQAGEGAVFPYTLVNAGNAAHTLALSARLEAGSTATPTLRVVHDRNGNAQADAGEPEVTALTLDADARADVLVLAQSGEIQGSAWVNLSAACPGGQVDDNNVAQLQVGPPPELSVSKSFTPALIAPGSETAVAIRAVNGGAGESRALILSDALLTQAASGLEFVPGSASASAGTLEYTADGATWSPAEPPAVRGVRVRVAALAPGGTLRLDFRMRALPAAENRVISNTVTLEGGRVPQSASASVEVRYQPDVAIGPVGRPQAPELGSDDQQTRPLAAVRQPVCFDHTLLNTGDVRDAYTLTVLAPQATVTLLTAAGTPLAQPLPLDPGQSETVRVCYVLTQAGALDALVTATGARGPRNATRDVVTQVEDRLPELRKSAVATTTAVDGTPVTVPENGTVTVDDTITYTLSVRNPYAQALTQVVIRDTVPAHLDITDAGGGTVSTGPAPQTVTWTVPTLGPGETVTVTMTTRVSTRAVDGEALLNTFTFSSHELPTLLASNEVRTPVWSARLVVSKTVSAKEASYGDLLTYTLQITNASTTTEIRDAVITDAPVAGLEYVAGSSAVDGTPISDPATANSTLRWTVPTLAAGQTVILTYRMRVTPAASGDLVNVVEVTGTGGGGTARAVASNRATAVTRLSLLRFAPLADITGTVYVDRNRDGRFDPAIDTPVPRARVLLAGGRQAVTDAQGRYSFLNVPQGTQALRLDPVTTPYPPLRVPRDGGLSGTQTVNVTGLTGVDFPLAPLGGEVTALRRTTLRMGDVRLEKAVYAVAGGYAVTLRLSTPQPLADVKLLDPLPPGAALKDGGHSYAGTLPAGETTWEYTFTWDGDPRAATTDPILTWSP